Proteins from a single region of Synchiropus splendidus isolate RoL2022-P1 chromosome 3, RoL_Sspl_1.0, whole genome shotgun sequence:
- the supt16h gene encoding FACT complex subunit SPT16 produces MAVNLDKEAYYRRIKRLYSNWKKGEDEFGKVDAIVVSVGVDEEIVYAKSTAIQTWLFGYELTDTIMVFCDTKIIFLASKKKVDFLKQVAVTKGNENANGVPPITLLTREKNESNKANFDKMIEAIKGSKEGKTVGVFSKDKFPGEYMKSWNEAISAENLEKVDISAVVAYTMAVKEDGELNLMKKAALITSDVYSKFFKERVMEIVDADEKVRHSKLAESVEKAIEEKKYLSGADPSTVEMCYPPIIQSGGNYNLKFSVVSDKNHMHFGAITCAMGIRYKSYCSNLVRTLMVDPPQEMQDNYNFLLQVEEELLKELKHGVKISDAYNAVLEYVKKEKPDLVSKLTKNLGFAMGIEFREGSLVLNTKTQYKLKRGMVLSISLGFSELVNKDAKKEEQKKYALFIGDTVQINEDDAATVLTPVKKKIKNVGIFLKNDDEEDEEEEGDDAEELLGKGARSAALLADRTRNELTAEEKRRAHQKELANNLNEEAKRRLTEQKGGQQIQKARKSNVSYKNVSQMPREKEIRDMKIFIDKKYETVVMPVFGIATPFHIATIKNISMSVEGDYTYLRINFFVPGSSLGRQEGNIFPNPDATFVKEITYRASNLKAPGDTSIPATNLQNAFRIIKEVQKRYKTREAEEKEKEGIVKQDSLVINLNRSNPKLKDLYIRPNIAQKRMQGSLEAHTNGFRFTSVRGDKVDILYNNIKHAIFQPCDGEMIIVLHFHLKNAIMFGKRRHTDVQFYTEVGEITTDLGKHQHMHDRDDLYAEQMEREMRHKLKSAFKNFIEKVETLTKEELEFEVPFRDLGFQGAPYRSTCLLQPTSSSLVNVTEWPPFVVTLDEVELVHFERVQFHLKNFDVVIVYKDYSKKVTMINAVPVNSLDPIKEWLNSCDIKYTEGVQSLNWTKIMKTIVDDPEGFFEQGGWSFLDPESEGSGGEEDSESEMEDETFNPSDGEDDYEEEDSDEDYSSETEDSNYSASLGSEEESGKDWDELEEEARKADKESTYEDEDSSNKKRKIRSSAPPSKKKRRS; encoded by the exons ATGGCGGTCAACCTGGACAAGGAAGCGTACTACCGGCGGATTAAGCGGCTGTACAGCAACTGGAAG AAAGGAGAGGATGAGTTTGGAAAAGTAGATGCCATCGTGGTTTCTGTCGGTGTGGATGAAGAAATCGTCTACGCCAAGTCCACAGCCATTCAG ACGTGGCTCTTTGGATACGAACTGACAGACACCATTATGGTGTTTTGTGACACAAAGATCATTTTCCTTGCCAGCAAGAAGAAGGTGGATTTCCTCAAGCAGGTGGCTGTGACCAAAGGAAATGAGAACGCAAATGGTGTTCCGCCGATCACCCTGCTAACGAGGGAAAAG AATGAAAGCAATAAGGCAAACTTTGACAAGATGATCGAGGCCATCAAAGGCAGCAAGGAAGGGAAAACAGTCGGGGTGTTCAGCAAGGACAAGTTTCCTGGTGAATACATGAAGAGCTGGAATGAGGCTATCAGTGCTGAAAATCTAGAGAAG GTGGATATCAGTGCAGTCGTTGCGTACACAATGGCTGTGAAGGAAGATGGAGAGCTCAACCTGATGAAGAAGGCAGCACTTATCACCAGTGACGTCTATTCAAAATTCTTCAAGGAGAGAGTCATGGAGATTGTTGATGCAGATGAG AAAGTGCGTCATAGTAAACTGGCTGAGTCTGTGGAAAAGGCCATTGAAGAGAAAAAATATCTGAGTGGCGCCGACCCTTCCACAGTGGAAATGTGttatccacccatcatccagaGTGGAGGAAACTACAACCTCAAGTTCAGTGTTGTCAG TGATAAAAACCACATGCATTTTGGAGCCATCACGTGTGCCATGGGGATCCGTTACAAGTCCTACTGTTCGAACCTGGTGCGCACCCTCATGGTGGACCCGCCTCAGGAAATGCAGGACAATTACAACTTTCTGCttcaggtggaggaagagctaCTAAAGGAGCTCAAACATG GTGTAAAAATCAGTGATGCATACAATGCAGTCCTGGAGTATGTGAAGAAAGAGAAGCCAGATCTTGTATCAAAGCTAACCAAGAACCTTGG TTTTGCCATGGGGATTGAGTTCCGAGAAGGCTCCTTGGTCCTCAATACTAAAACACAATACAAACTGAAAAGGG GAATGGTGCTCAGCATCAGCTTAGGCTTTTCTGAACTTGTGAATAAAGATGCCAAgaaagaggagcagaagaagtaTGCTCTCTTTATAGGAGACACCGTCCAGATCAATGAG GACGATGCAGCAACAGTGCTTACACCAGTAAAGAAGAAGATCAAAAATGTCGGAATCTTTCTGAAG AATGATgacgaggaagatgaggaggaggagggcgacgATGCTGAGGAGTTACTTGGGAAGGGAGCCCGGAGTGCTGCTCTCCTGGCCGACAGAACCAGG AATGAACtgacagcagaggagaagagacgTGCGCACCAGAAAGAGTTGGCCAATAATTTGAACGAGGAAGCCAAGCGCCGTTTGACAGAGCAGAAGGGAGGACAGCAGATACAGAA GGCCAGGAAATCGAACGTGTCCTACAAGAACGTGTCCCAGATGCCCAGAGAGAAGGAAATCAGGGATATGAAGATCTTCATCGACAAAAAATACGAGACGGTCGTCATGCCGGTGTTTGGCATCGCCACGCCGTTTCATATCGCTACAATTAAG AACATCAGTATGTCTGTGGAAGGAGACTACACATATTTGAGGATCAACTTCTTCGTCCCTGGCAGCTCTCTGGGTCGTCAGGAGGGAAACATTTTCCCCAACCCAGACGCCACATTTGTCAAAGAAAT CACATACCGAGCGTCCAACCTCAAGGCTCCCGGTGACACGTCGATCCCCGCCACCAACCTGCAGAACGCATTCCGCATCATCAAGGAGGTCCAGAAGCGCTACAAGACCCGAGaggctgaggagaaggagaaggaaggaATCGTCAAACAAGATTCCTTGGTCATCAACTTGAACCGCAGCAACCCCAAACTGAAGGATCTGTACATCAGACCCAACATCGCCCAGAAGAGGATGCAGGGCTCGCTGGAGGCTCACACCAATG GTTTTCGGTTCACGTCGGTCCGCGGCGATAAGGTGGACATTCTTTATAACAATATCAAACACGCCATCTTCCAGCCGTGTGATGGAGAGATGATCATCGTCCTCCACTTCCATCTGAAG AATGCCATCATGTTTGGCAAGAGGCGCCACACAGATGTGCAGTTCTACACTGAAGTGGGAGAGATCACGACAGATCTGGGCAAACACCAGCACATGCACGACAGAGACGACCTGTACGCCGAGCAGATGGAGCGTGAGATGAGGCACAAACTCAAGTCTGCCTTCAAGAACTTTATCGAGAAGGTGGAGACGCTGACTAAAGAGGAACTCGAGTTTGAGGTCCCGTTTAGGGACTTGGG CTTCCagggcgccccctacaggagtACCTGCCTGCTACAACCCACATCAAGTTCTCTCGTCAATGTTACTGAATGG CCACCGTTTGTGGTGACCCTGGACGAGGTGGAGCTGGTCCATTTTGAACGAGTGCAATTCCACCTGAAGAACTTCGATGTGGTCATCGTGTACAAGGACTACAGCAAGAAGGTCACCATGATCAACGCGGTACCAGTCAACTCCCTGGACCCCATCAAAGAGTGGCTCAA CTCCTGTGACATCAAGTACACGGAAGGTGTGCAGTCTCTGAACTGGACCAAGATCATGAAGACCATCGTGGACGATCCCGAAGGCTTCTTTGAGCAAGGAGGCTGGTCTTTCTTGGACCCCGAGAGTGAA GGCagtggtggtgaggaagactCCGAGTCCGAGATGGAAGATGAGACGTTCAACCCGTCAGATGGTGAAGACGACtatgaggaggaggacagcgatGAAGACTACAGTTCCGAGACAGAGGACTCAA ACTACAGCGCATCGTTGGGCAGTGAGGAAGAGAGCGGCAAAGActgggatgagctggaggaggaggccagAAAAG CGGACAAGGAGAGCACGTACGAGGACGAGGATTCATCAAACAAGAAGAGAAAGATCCGGTCGTCGGCACCACCCAGCAAGAAAAAGCGACGGTCCTAG